In one window of Euwallacea fornicatus isolate EFF26 chromosome 19, ASM4011564v1, whole genome shotgun sequence DNA:
- the Gcn5 gene encoding histone acetyltransferase KAT2A, with protein sequence MEQEASSSIFAQGPEGSTEEKKSEEIGSRWRNLQKIRQKKQQILLLPMSRKLQKLAVYSKCQGSSCDCIGWKRPERSEVPFSPGFEDRCKCEHTLESHISHLRAKTEETINWLLGMVVDVDNMYTAMSRQENPETKKVYLYFYKVLRNCVLTLEKPVVEGPVGQPPFEKPSIHKAVTNLLLYKYSHIGQELKTMYEMVKILFHCLNTWDFPTPSSQKNIINPEEAKLYTIEYTRWLVFCEIPKFCDSLPHYETTQVFGKRLLRAVFKYIRKQMMDQFHKERDTMTFERKIMLLNNFPPFLNQLEEEIYSPNSPIWDPEFKAQPITFPLDSRGMNRGASSSKKGEFEKLTGGPVDKDGFTTVTVASGKTIRSSEGTPREAKRKKLAQDEAFEDITTEAVNQIMNVIDDPNYMSSTDMVFSEHPAPTDEAPKLEEKNGVIQLHLIGNNLTQPVSKQVMLWFIGLKNVFSHQLPRMPAEYITLLLFDPKHRTIALIKDNQPIGGICFRPFFTQGFTEIVFCALISREQIKGYGTHMMNHLKDYHVSKGIYHCLTYADKEAIGYFERQGFSDHIKLSPSVYQGYIKEYEAATLMHCELNPKIIYTQATSVLQRQKKFIKQLIYQQQRLVSKVHPGITFFKDGVKSIPIESIPGLEETGYKPATRVTRGQHLEESQDVDTLTNMLKTVLTAVKSHQSSAPFRQPVSKAEVPDYYDHIKYPMDLKTMTERLKSKYYVSRRLFIADMMRIFTNCKIYNAPETLYYECAVTLQQYFQTKMKELGLWDK encoded by the exons GGTTCCAGCTGTGACTGCATAGGCTGGAAAAGGCCCGAAAGGTCTGAAGTCCCCTTTTCACCAGGGTTTGAGGACAGGTGTAAATGTGAACACACATTAG AAAGTCATATATCCCATCTTCGTGCTAAGACTGAGGAAACAATTAACTGGTTATTAGGCATGGTTGTAGATGTTGATAATATGTACACTGCAATGTCTAGACAAGAAAATCCAGAAACCAAAAAAgtgtatttatatttttacaaa GTTTTAAGGAACTGCGTTTTAACGTTGGAAAAACCAGTAGTGGAAGGGCCTGTAGGGCAACCGCCCTTTGAAAAACCTAGCATCCACAAAGCTGTCACCAATCTCCTTTTATACAAATACTCTCATATTGGTCAGGAATTGAAAACTATGTACgaaatggtaaaaatattgtttcattGCTTGAACACATGGGATTTTCCCACTCCAAGCagtcagaaaaatataataaatccaGAAGAGGCCAAGTTGTATACTATAGAATATACTAG GTGGTTAGTCTTCTGTGAGATTCCTAAATTCTGCGATTCATTGCCGCATTACGAGACTACTCAGGTGTTTGGGAAGCGATTGCTTAGAGCTGTGTTTAAATACATAAGGAAGCAGATGATGGATCAGTTTCATAAAGAAAGAGATACCATGACATTCG AacgcaaaataatgcttctgAACAACTTTCCTCCCTTTTTAAACCAACTCGAGGAGGAAATTTATTCTCCAAATTCGCCCATTTGGGACCCGGAATTTAAAGCTCAGCCAATAACATTTCCTCTAGATAGCAGGGGTATGAATCGAG GAGCTTCAAGTTCCAAAAAAggtgaatttgaaaaattgactgGGGGACCTGTAGATAAAGATGGATTTACCACTGTAACAGTAGCGTCAG GAAAAACTATAAGATCAAGTGAAGGGACTCCAAGAGAGGCTAAAAGGAAGAAATTGGCGCAGGATGAAGCATTCGAAGACATTACTACAGAGGCGGTCAATCAGATTATGAATGTAATTGATGATCCGAATTATATGAGCAGCACCGAT ATGGTTTTCTCTGAACATCCTGCCCCCACCGACGAGGCTCCGAAATTGGAAGAGAAAAATGGTGTCATTCAATTGCATTTAATTGGTAATAATCTTACACAACCCGTTTCTAAGCAAGTGATGCTGTGGTTTATCGGGTTAAAGAACGTATTTTCGCATCAGTTACCGAGAATGCCCGCGGAATATATCACTTTGTTGCTGTTTGACCC GAAACACAGAACGATCGCTTTGATTAAAGACAACCAGCCAATCGGTGGTATTTGCTTCCGGCCCTTTTTTACTCAAGGCTTCAccgaaattgttttttgcgCACTAATCTCACGCGAGCAAATTAAAGGCTATGGTACCCATATGATGAATCATCTTAAGGACTATCACGTTTCGAAAGGAATTTATCATTGTCTGACTTACGCCGATAAAGAAGCCATAG GCTATTTCGAGCGTCAAGGATTCTCGGATCACATCAAGCTGAGCCCATCGGTGTATCAGGGTTACATAAAAGAATACGAAGCTGCAACCTTGATGCACTGCGAGCTGAATCCCAAGATTATTTACACACAGGCGACGAGCGTGTTGCAAAGGCAGAAGAAGTTCATCAAGCAGCTGATTTATCAACAGCAACGATTGGTGTCTAAAGTACATCCCGGGATTACCTTTTTTAAAGACG GAGTCAAAAGTATCCCTATTGAGTCAATTCCTGGTCTAGAAGAAACCGGCTATAAGCCCGCTACCCGTGTTACAAGAGGCCAACACTTGGAAGAATCGCAAGATGTCGATACTCTTACTAATATGCTGAAGACCGTACTTACCGCT gtgaaaagtcaccaatcaTCGGCCCCATTTAGACAGCCTGTAAGCAAGGCAGAGGTGCCTGATTATTACGACCATATCAAATACCCAATGG ATCTTAAAACAATGACCGAAAGACTGAAGTCGAAGTATTACGTCTCCAGGAGGCTCTTTATCGCTGATATGATGCGAATCTTTACCAACTGCAAGATATACAATGCTCCCGAGACGCTTTATTATGAATGTGCGGTGACTTTGCAGCAATATTTTCAGACCAAAATGAAGGAATTGGGTTTGTGGGATAAATAA